In Acinetobacter piscicola, a single window of DNA contains:
- the dnaJ gene encoding molecular chaperone DnaJ produces MAKRDYYEVLSVSKTASDDEIKKAYRKMAMKYHPDRNPDNAEAEEKFKECAEAYEVLSDSEKRSMYDRMGHQAFEGGMGGGGFGGGGFSAEDIFSQFGDIFGGAFGGGGRQQQRARRGSDLRYVMELTLEEAVKGVKKTVTFTAPAPCDVCDGKGSKNPNDVETCKTCHGAGQVRMQQGFFSVQQTCSTCRGQGKIIKNPCNTCHGSGVKDRQQTLEVTIPAGVDNGDRVRLTGKGEAIRDGQAGDLYVEVVVREHEIFQRDGADLYMDVPVTIADAALGKEIEIPTLEGRVSLKIPEGTQTGKMFRLRGKGVKPVRSSMQGDLLCRIVVETPVNLTARQRELLKELQATMDGDDNKSSPKKKSFFDRLFD; encoded by the coding sequence ATGGCTAAACGTGATTATTATGAGGTTTTAAGCGTTTCTAAAACCGCTAGTGATGATGAAATTAAAAAAGCCTACCGTAAGATGGCGATGAAATATCATCCAGACCGTAATCCAGACAACGCTGAAGCTGAAGAAAAGTTTAAAGAATGTGCTGAAGCTTATGAAGTTTTATCCGACAGCGAAAAACGTAGCATGTACGACCGCATGGGGCATCAAGCCTTTGAAGGCGGTATGGGCGGCGGTGGTTTCGGCGGTGGCGGATTCAGCGCAGAAGATATTTTCAGCCAGTTCGGCGATATTTTCGGTGGTGCTTTTGGTGGCGGTGGTCGTCAGCAACAGCGTGCACGCCGTGGGTCTGACTTACGCTATGTGATGGAACTGACTTTAGAAGAAGCTGTAAAAGGGGTGAAAAAAACCGTTACCTTTACAGCACCTGCACCATGTGATGTATGTGATGGTAAAGGGTCTAAAAATCCAAATGATGTTGAAACGTGTAAAACCTGTCATGGTGCGGGTCAAGTGCGTATGCAACAAGGTTTCTTCTCTGTTCAGCAAACCTGTAGCACATGTCGTGGACAAGGGAAAATCATTAAAAACCCATGTAATACCTGTCATGGTTCAGGGGTAAAAGATCGTCAACAAACGCTTGAAGTGACGATTCCTGCAGGTGTAGATAATGGTGATCGTGTACGTTTGACAGGTAAAGGCGAAGCCATTCGTGATGGTCAAGCCGGTGATTTGTACGTTGAAGTGGTTGTGCGTGAGCATGAAATTTTCCAACGTGATGGCGCTGACTTATATATGGATGTGCCTGTAACGATTGCAGATGCAGCTTTGGGTAAAGAAATCGAGATTCCGACTTTAGAAGGTCGTGTGAGCTTGAAAATACCTGAAGGTACACAAACAGGTAAAATGTTCCGTTTACGTGGTAAAGGTGTTAAACCTGTGCGTAGCAGTATGCAAGGTGATTTACTCTGCCGCATCGTGGTGGAAACGCCTGTTAACCTAACTGCACGACAACGTGAGTTATTGAAAGAGTTACAAGCAACTATGGATGGTGATGACAATAAATCATCACCAAAGAAAAAATCATTCTTTGACCGTTTATTTGACTAA
- the ppc gene encoding phosphoenolpyruvate carboxylase — MIQQINAPLREDVRLLGNLLGETLKEQAGQDLFNQIEQIRALAKGARDGQVEAEKQLEQLFLHLKDDEILPLTRAFSHFLNFSNIAEQYHVVRSRRQSEFDENEPSPNVLVPLFEQFKNKNITTTQLYQQVCELSIELVLTAHPTEVSRRTLIQKYDGINNCLSKFDQQKLTPKQRAEVLADLKQLICSAWQTDEIRQHRPTPVDEAKWGFTTIEQTLWNAVPKFIRELDDLVQQNCDKALPLDISPIRFASWMGGDRDGNPNVTHNITQEVLWLSRWKATDLYVRDIEDLRWELSIAACSDELKQALGSEHPEPYREYLRATRTRLKATRQWLASKLQGQHSDVDRSLIIRHKDELLQPLLLCYRSLIDSNLPEIANGKLLDFIYRVNCFGIELLKLDIRQESGRHRQAISAITEYLGLGNFETWTEQARQNFLIQELQSKRPLLPKHLNEPANSLIEHPDVQEVFATMRTLAEQPKESLGAYIISMAEYPSDVLAVLLLQKEAGIEHPLRVVPLFETLKDLDSAANTMNTLFNMHWYKQHIQGKHEVMIGYSDSAKDAGFMSANWAQYRAQEELTAVAKQHGVQLTLFHGRGGSISRGGAPTQQALFSQPPGSISGAIRVTEQGEMIRFKFGLEEIALQNLEIYTAATLEATLLPPPEPKQEWRDLMHTMTDLSVQVYRQTVRENPHFVKYLRTVTPELELQMLPLGSRPAKRKVSGGIESLRAIPWVFAWTQIRLMLPAWLGTGAAINQVIHQGQKNLLDEMLAEWPYFQTLIDMLEMVLSKADSNIALYYESHLTDDEDLKVLGAELRQRLHDAVQTLLAMKGESQLLSSNDVLDQAMKVRKPYLLPLHLLQAELMKRRRAYLVEKQAEHTPVDHALMVSIAGIAAGLRNTG; from the coding sequence ATGATTCAACAAATTAATGCTCCACTGCGTGAGGATGTACGTTTACTCGGGAATCTTTTAGGTGAAACCCTAAAGGAACAAGCGGGACAAGATTTGTTTAATCAAATTGAGCAAATTCGTGCCTTAGCCAAAGGTGCACGTGATGGTCAAGTTGAAGCAGAAAAACAACTCGAACAATTATTTCTTCACTTAAAAGATGATGAGATTTTGCCACTGACTCGTGCATTTTCACATTTTTTGAATTTTTCAAACATTGCTGAGCAATATCATGTCGTGCGTAGTCGTCGCCAAAGTGAGTTTGATGAAAATGAACCCTCTCCAAATGTACTCGTTCCGCTCTTTGAACAATTTAAAAATAAGAACATCACGACTACTCAACTTTACCAACAAGTCTGTGAACTGAGCATCGAATTAGTGCTTACGGCACATCCAACTGAAGTCAGTCGCCGTACCTTGATTCAAAAGTATGATGGTATTAATAATTGTCTATCCAAATTTGACCAACAAAAACTTACACCTAAACAACGTGCAGAGGTTTTAGCAGATTTAAAACAATTGATCTGTTCTGCATGGCAAACGGATGAAATTCGTCAGCACCGCCCAACCCCTGTAGATGAGGCAAAATGGGGCTTTACCACCATTGAGCAAACCTTGTGGAATGCTGTGCCAAAATTCATCCGTGAATTAGATGACTTAGTACAACAAAATTGCGACAAAGCTTTACCTTTAGACATTTCGCCAATTCGCTTTGCATCATGGATGGGGGGTGACCGTGATGGTAATCCAAACGTGACCCACAACATTACCCAAGAAGTTTTGTGGTTATCCCGTTGGAAAGCGACAGACTTATATGTACGTGATATTGAAGACTTACGTTGGGAGCTGTCCATCGCTGCATGTTCAGATGAACTCAAACAAGCCTTAGGCAGTGAACATCCTGAACCATATCGTGAATATTTACGTGCAACTCGTACCCGCTTAAAGGCTACTCGTCAATGGTTAGCAAGTAAGCTGCAAGGACAACATTCCGATGTAGACCGCAGTCTGATCATTCGCCATAAAGATGAACTCTTACAACCACTGCTGCTCTGCTATCGTTCATTGATTGACAGTAATTTACCTGAAATTGCCAATGGCAAATTGCTCGACTTTATTTATCGGGTGAATTGTTTCGGTATTGAATTGCTCAAACTCGATATTCGTCAGGAATCAGGTCGTCATCGCCAAGCGATTTCAGCAATTACCGAATATTTAGGACTTGGCAATTTTGAAACGTGGACAGAACAAGCACGTCAAAATTTCCTCATTCAAGAGTTACAAAGCAAACGTCCACTCTTGCCAAAGCATTTAAATGAACCTGCCAATAGCCTGATTGAACATCCTGATGTACAAGAAGTGTTTGCCACAATGCGCACGTTGGCAGAACAGCCCAAAGAAAGTTTAGGTGCTTACATCATTTCTATGGCGGAATATCCAAGTGATGTTTTAGCTGTTTTACTCTTGCAAAAAGAAGCAGGTATTGAGCATCCATTACGTGTGGTGCCGTTATTTGAAACTTTAAAAGATTTGGACAGTGCCGCAAATACCATGAACACCTTGTTCAATATGCATTGGTATAAACAGCATATTCAAGGCAAACACGAAGTCATGATTGGTTACTCAGACTCGGCTAAAGATGCAGGCTTCATGTCAGCAAACTGGGCACAGTATCGTGCCCAAGAAGAGTTAACTGCTGTGGCAAAACAACACGGCGTACAATTGACGCTGTTCCATGGTCGTGGCGGTTCAATCAGTCGTGGTGGTGCACCAACGCAACAAGCATTATTCTCACAACCACCAGGGTCAATTTCAGGTGCGATTCGCGTCACTGAACAAGGCGAAATGATTCGCTTTAAATTTGGTTTGGAAGAGATTGCCTTACAAAATCTAGAAATTTATACCGCTGCTACACTTGAAGCAACCTTACTACCACCACCTGAACCTAAACAGGAATGGCGTGATTTGATGCACACCATGACGGATTTATCCGTACAGGTCTATCGTCAAACGGTACGTGAAAACCCACACTTTGTTAAATACTTACGCACCGTAACACCTGAACTCGAATTGCAAATGCTGCCGCTCGGTTCACGTCCTGCAAAACGTAAAGTCAGTGGGGGCATTGAGTCATTGCGTGCGATTCCATGGGTCTTTGCATGGACACAAATCCGTTTGATGCTGCCAGCATGGCTCGGTACAGGTGCCGCAATTAACCAAGTGATTCATCAAGGACAAAAAAATCTGTTGGATGAAATGCTCGCAGAATGGCCATATTTCCAAACCTTAATCGATATGCTCGAAATGGTTTTGTCAAAAGCAGATTCTAATATTGCACTGTACTATGAATCGCATTTAACCGATGACGAAGACCTCAAAGTATTGGGGGCTGAATTACGTCAACGCTTACATGATGCAGTACAAACATTGTTGGCAATGAAAGGTGAATCGCAACTTTTAAGCTCAAATGATGTTCTAGATCAAGCGATGAAAGTACGTAAGCCGTATCTATTGCCTTTGCATTTACTACAAGCGGAATTGATGAAACGCCGTCGTGCCTATTTGGTTGAAAAACAAGCCGAACATACTCCTGTAGATCATGCCCTGATGGTGAGTATTGCAGGAATTGCGGCTGGATTGCGTAACACAGGCTAA
- a CDS encoding efflux RND transporter periplasmic adaptor subunit yields MSIFKASIISMMVMCSVVLAGCQKPAPEAEEIPFVMVTQPMTSNEDQKSYAGDVQARQSTALAFRVGGQITERYVDVGDRVKVGQILAKLDIKDAQLQLNSAKAQLENAQSSVKTAGDEFKRFQQLLPSNAVSRSQYDAVKNQYEAALSTLKQAQANYEVTANQTRYNQLLANKNGVITQRNIEVGQVLAAGQTAYQLAIDGERDVVIGVPEQAITQIKVGQDAWVTLWSKPQDKFAAYVREISPAADQSRTFSVKVALREGQSVIQLGQSARVFFNQNVGHVLSVPLSSVSANNDQPYVWVVNSDQTIRKVPVRLGAYGRDSVPILTGLTTNDWVVIGGVHLLREKQKIKAIDRENRVVSLNKGV; encoded by the coding sequence ATGAGTATTTTTAAAGCAAGTATTATTAGCATGATGGTGATGTGTAGTGTGGTTTTAGCGGGGTGTCAAAAACCAGCGCCAGAAGCGGAAGAAATTCCTTTTGTGATGGTCACACAGCCCATGACCTCGAATGAAGACCAAAAAAGTTATGCAGGTGATGTACAAGCTCGCCAAAGCACGGCATTGGCATTTCGTGTGGGGGGACAGATTACAGAACGTTATGTCGATGTTGGAGATCGGGTTAAAGTCGGGCAGATTCTGGCAAAACTTGATATTAAAGATGCTCAACTACAGCTCAACTCAGCCAAAGCGCAACTCGAAAATGCACAATCCTCAGTGAAAACTGCAGGTGATGAATTTAAACGTTTTCAACAATTGCTGCCGAGTAATGCAGTGAGCCGTTCACAATATGATGCGGTGAAAAATCAGTATGAGGCTGCGTTATCGACATTGAAACAAGCACAAGCCAATTATGAAGTGACGGCAAACCAAACGCGTTATAACCAATTGCTTGCCAATAAAAATGGGGTCATTACCCAACGTAATATTGAAGTTGGACAAGTACTGGCCGCAGGACAAACTGCTTATCAATTGGCAATTGATGGTGAGCGTGATGTTGTTATTGGTGTACCTGAACAAGCCATTACACAGATCAAAGTTGGGCAAGATGCATGGGTGACATTGTGGTCAAAACCTCAAGATAAATTTGCTGCTTATGTCCGTGAAATTTCACCTGCGGCAGACCAATCGCGTACTTTTAGTGTCAAAGTAGCATTGAGAGAAGGGCAGTCTGTCATTCAGCTTGGGCAAAGTGCACGCGTCTTCTTTAATCAAAATGTGGGGCATGTCTTAAGCGTACCGTTATCTAGTGTTTCGGCAAATAATGATCAGCCTTATGTTTGGGTGGTGAATAGCGATCAAACGATTCGTAAAGTACCTGTGCGCTTAGGCGCTTATGGACGTGACAGTGTACCCATTCTCACAGGTTTAACTACAAATGATTGGGTGGTGATCGGTGGTGTGCATTTACTGAGAGAAAAACAAAAAATTAAAGCGATCGATCGTGAAAATCGTGTTGTTAGCCTGAATAAAGGAGTGTAA
- the ssuD gene encoding FMNH2-dependent alkanesulfonate monooxygenase has product MKIFWFIPTHGDSRYLGTSKGARQVDHAYMKQIAVAVDNLGYEGVLIPTGRSCEDPWITAASLIDATKNLKFLVALRPGVTTPALAARMAATFDRLSNGRVLLNLVTGGDEEELKGDGLYEDHATRYKTAAEYTTIWREILKRSHTGESFSFHGERLHVDDAKLLYPPIQTPYPPLWFGGSSEDAIELAADQVDTYLTWGEPPAAVKEKIAVVRARAEAKGRQLNYGIRLHVIVRETNQQAWQAAEELIQYVDDATIAAAQKKFQQMDSVGQRRMAELHNGDRTKLEVSPNLWAGVGLVRGGAGTALVGDPQTVADRIQEYADLGISTFIFSGYPHLEESIRFAELVFPLLPLQTRQKLTQPNLTGPFGEIVANNYTPEENKQKTPEKELA; this is encoded by the coding sequence ATGAAAATTTTTTGGTTTATTCCAACACATGGTGATAGTCGCTATTTAGGTACAAGCAAAGGCGCTCGCCAAGTAGATCATGCTTATATGAAACAGATTGCGGTTGCCGTAGACAACTTAGGCTATGAAGGGGTCTTGATTCCAACAGGACGTTCTTGTGAAGACCCATGGATCACAGCCGCAAGCCTGATTGATGCAACAAAAAATTTAAAATTCTTAGTTGCATTACGTCCAGGGGTCACAACGCCTGCATTGGCTGCACGTATGGCAGCAACTTTTGACCGCTTATCGAATGGTCGTGTCTTGCTTAACCTTGTTACAGGTGGTGATGAAGAAGAACTCAAAGGTGATGGTTTATATGAAGACCATGCCACACGCTATAAAACTGCAGCAGAATACACCACCATTTGGCGTGAAATTTTAAAACGTTCACATACCGGAGAATCTTTTAGTTTTCACGGCGAACGCCTCCATGTCGATGATGCTAAATTGCTTTATCCACCGATTCAAACACCCTATCCCCCACTGTGGTTCGGCGGTTCTTCTGAAGATGCCATTGAACTTGCAGCAGATCAGGTCGATACCTATCTTACATGGGGAGAACCACCAGCTGCAGTCAAAGAAAAAATTGCCGTGGTCAGAGCACGTGCTGAAGCCAAAGGTCGCCAACTCAATTACGGTATTCGCTTGCATGTGATTGTGCGTGAAACCAATCAACAAGCATGGCAAGCCGCAGAAGAGCTGATTCAATATGTCGATGATGCCACCATTGCTGCGGCACAGAAAAAATTCCAACAAATGGATTCTGTGGGTCAGCGCCGCATGGCTGAGTTACATAATGGTGATCGTACCAAACTCGAAGTTTCACCTAACCTTTGGGCAGGTGTGGGCTTAGTCCGTGGCGGTGCAGGTACCGCATTGGTTGGTGACCCACAAACAGTGGCAGATCGTATCCAAGAATATGCTGATTTAGGTATTAGTACTTTTATTTTCTCAGGCTATCCACACTTAGAGGAATCGATTCGTTTTGCAGAATTGGTATTCCCATTGTTGCCTTTGCAAACACGTCAAAAGCTCACTCAACCCAACTTAACAGGTCCTTTTGGTGAAATCGTTGCCAACAACTATACACCTGAGGAAAACAAGCAAAAAACACCTGAAAAGGAACTTGCATGA
- the ssuC gene encoding aliphatic sulfonate ABC transporter permease SsuC, with product MTTQLKNKSITVSRETPQFWQRLLPWIVPILLIIVWQIASKTGMLESRVLPAPSAVVSAFWTLLVSGELWQHVKVSAGRALLGLLVGGGLGLLLGLLNGSSKIASNLLDTTLQMIRNIPALALIPLVILWFGIDESAKLFLVAVGVFFPIYINTYHGIRSVDPQLIEMGKSYGLTRWQLYKDVILPGAMPSILVGLRFALGLVWVLLIVAETISAQSGIGYMTMNAREFLQTDIVLVGILLYALLGKLADVLAQGLERYLLRWHSGYQK from the coding sequence ATGACGACCCAGCTCAAAAATAAAAGCATCACAGTTTCACGTGAAACACCACAATTCTGGCAGCGATTACTGCCTTGGATTGTGCCCATTTTACTGATCATTGTATGGCAAATCGCTTCAAAAACAGGAATGCTTGAAAGCCGTGTTCTTCCTGCGCCAAGTGCTGTGGTGAGCGCCTTTTGGACGCTATTGGTCAGTGGTGAACTTTGGCAACATGTCAAAGTCAGTGCAGGTCGCGCCCTACTTGGCTTATTGGTCGGTGGCGGTTTAGGTTTATTGCTTGGTCTGCTCAATGGCTCATCCAAAATTGCATCAAATTTGCTGGATACCACTTTGCAAATGATCCGTAACATTCCTGCACTCGCATTGATTCCACTCGTGATTCTTTGGTTTGGTATTGATGAATCAGCAAAACTATTTTTAGTGGCTGTAGGTGTATTTTTCCCAATTTATATCAATACCTATCATGGTATTCGCTCGGTCGACCCTCAATTGATTGAAATGGGGAAAAGCTATGGTTTAACACGTTGGCAACTGTATAAAGACGTTATTTTGCCTGGCGCGATGCCCTCTATTTTAGTCGGTTTACGTTTTGCATTAGGTTTAGTGTGGGTTCTGCTAATTGTCGCTGAGACCATTTCTGCACAATCTGGTATTGGTTATATGACCATGAATGCCCGTGAGTTTTTACAAACCGATATCGTATTAGTCGGTATTTTACTCTACGCACTTTTAGGAAAATTAGCCGATGTCTTAGCACAAGGATTAGAACGCTATTTATTGCGTTGGCATTCAGGTTATCAAAAATAA
- a CDS encoding IS1595-like element ISAcra1 family transposase yields the protein MIENSKLSHYKIKKIIQCFCVDIPASKTALLLNLNRNTINYWYMLFRETIYDHQTDLRAKFVGSIEVDESYFGAKRQRGFHGKLKRGRGTLKQPVFGIFERNGRVYTEIVPDCKMKTLQEVIIGKVSLESVIYSDGWRGYNGLVDVGYSKHFRVNHGANEFARGECHINGIESFWSFCKRRLAKFNGISKEYFDYHLKETEWRWMREPNELATELWNLIR from the coding sequence ATGATAGAAAACAGTAAATTAAGTCACTACAAGATTAAAAAAATTATTCAATGCTTTTGTGTTGATATTCCTGCTTCCAAAACAGCCTTATTACTCAATTTAAATCGTAATACGATTAACTATTGGTACATGCTTTTTAGAGAAACTATCTATGATCATCAAACAGATTTAAGAGCTAAGTTTGTTGGTTCAATAGAAGTAGATGAAAGCTATTTTGGAGCGAAAAGGCAACGTGGGTTTCATGGAAAGTTAAAGCGTGGTCGTGGGACTCTAAAACAGCCAGTATTTGGAATATTCGAACGTAATGGGCGCGTCTATACTGAAATCGTACCTGACTGTAAAATGAAGACTTTACAAGAGGTTATCATTGGTAAAGTTTCACTTGAGAGTGTGATTTATAGTGATGGATGGCGTGGCTATAATGGTCTTGTTGATGTGGGCTATTCAAAGCATTTTAGGGTAAATCACGGAGCAAATGAGTTTGCTAGAGGAGAATGTCATATAAATGGAATAGAATCATTTTGGAGCTTTTGTAAAAGAAGGCTAGCAAAGTTTAACGGCATATCAAAAGAGTACTTTGATTATCATCTTAAAGAAACTGAATGGCGTTGGATGAGGGAACCTAATGAGTTAGCAACTGAGCTGTGGAACCTCATTAGGTAA
- a CDS encoding TetR/AcrR family transcriptional regulator — MEQKKSAQKRQQLLNAALDVFSIYGFNGASLEEIAQLAEMHKSNIFYYYENKEALYVEVLTTVMQKWLAPLQMLEADLEPVEALSHYLTTKIEVSRTQPKASKLFALEIIQGAPHILQILKGPLKKLFKRKAKVIATWQEQGKISDQIDPELLIINIWGLTQNYADFSTQIEMVTGKTLKNKVMFQRSVQHTIHMILYGVIPR, encoded by the coding sequence ATGGAACAAAAAAAGAGTGCTCAGAAACGACAGCAGTTGCTTAATGCTGCTTTAGACGTATTTTCTATTTACGGATTCAATGGTGCAAGTCTTGAGGAAATTGCCCAACTTGCTGAAATGCACAAATCCAATATTTTCTATTATTATGAAAATAAAGAAGCGCTATATGTTGAAGTCTTAACGACTGTGATGCAAAAATGGCTTGCCCCTTTACAAATGCTAGAAGCAGATTTAGAACCTGTTGAAGCGCTTAGTCATTATTTAACGACTAAAATAGAGGTTTCTCGTACACAGCCTAAAGCTTCTAAATTATTCGCTTTAGAAATTATTCAAGGTGCACCCCATATTTTACAGATCCTTAAAGGACCACTTAAAAAGCTTTTTAAACGTAAAGCAAAAGTGATTGCGACATGGCAAGAGCAAGGTAAAATTTCCGATCAAATTGATCCTGAGCTACTGATTATTAATATTTGGGGTTTAACTCAAAATTATGCTGATTTCAGTACCCAGATCGAGATGGTGACAGGTAAAACTTTAAAAAATAAAGTGATGTTCCAACGCTCTGTTCAACACACGATTCATATGATTTTATACGGTGTCATCCCAAGATAA
- a CDS encoding 5'-nucleosidase has product MKQDLALVMALASESKGLFEQENIAVHYSGIGKVNAAFKAFEIIQNTQCKTLLNLGTAGSSVFNAHELVEVTTFVQRDMDVSPLGFEVGVTPMDEHFPSAIHLEPYFKDLAKGVCGTGDNFEISLPKVSCNLVDMEGYALAKVCKKLGVRLISVKYITDGANDTAHLDWEENLLFGAQKLLELYKSI; this is encoded by the coding sequence ATGAAACAAGATTTAGCCTTAGTGATGGCACTCGCAAGTGAGTCAAAAGGTTTATTCGAACAAGAGAATATCGCGGTACATTACAGTGGGATTGGTAAAGTGAATGCTGCATTTAAAGCATTTGAAATTATCCAAAACACTCAATGTAAAACTTTATTAAACTTAGGTACAGCAGGGAGCTCTGTATTTAATGCACATGAGTTGGTAGAAGTCACTACTTTTGTACAACGTGATATGGATGTATCACCTTTAGGTTTTGAGGTGGGTGTCACCCCTATGGATGAGCATTTTCCAAGTGCGATTCATTTAGAACCATACTTTAAGGATTTAGCCAAAGGTGTGTGTGGCACAGGGGATAATTTTGAAATCAGTTTACCGAAAGTATCGTGTAATTTGGTTGATATGGAAGGCTATGCCTTAGCCAAAGTCTGTAAAAAATTAGGTGTACGTTTAATTTCAGTAAAATATATTACCGATGGTGCTAACGACACAGCACATTTAGATTGGGAAGAAAATTTATTATTTGGTGCACAAAAGTTATTAGAATTATATAAAAGTATTTGA
- a CDS encoding ATP-binding cassette domain-containing protein yields the protein MTDLSISQYVNHFDISDHAQGTPTKSGAEIHIEQLHKFYDDVKVLEDLDLNIEAGEFVAIVGRSGCGKSTLLRLIADLEQPSYGEIKFKSVQNFREGITSDDIRVMFQDPRLLPWKSIADNIKLGLAQSQYDKAEQLLEKVGLKEKAKLWPSQLSGGQRQRTALARALSHTPRVLLLDEPLGALDALTRLDMQNLIEKLWLEQGFTTILVTHDVSEAVQLADRIILLDQGHIAQQFKIDLPRPRQKGAKFAELEQQILNTVLST from the coding sequence ATGACCGATTTAAGCATCAGCCAATATGTCAATCATTTCGATATTTCAGACCATGCACAAGGCACACCAACCAAGTCAGGTGCAGAAATTCACATCGAACAATTGCATAAATTTTATGATGACGTCAAAGTGCTAGAAGACCTTGATCTCAACATTGAAGCAGGTGAATTCGTTGCCATCGTGGGACGTAGTGGTTGTGGTAAAAGTACCCTCTTACGTCTCATTGCAGATTTAGAACAACCCAGCTATGGTGAGATCAAATTCAAATCTGTGCAGAACTTTCGTGAAGGCATTACCTCAGATGATATTCGTGTCATGTTCCAAGACCCACGCCTTTTACCATGGAAAAGTATTGCAGATAATATCAAACTCGGATTAGCTCAATCACAATATGACAAAGCCGAACAATTATTAGAAAAAGTAGGCTTAAAAGAAAAAGCCAAACTGTGGCCATCTCAACTTTCAGGTGGACAACGCCAACGTACGGCACTCGCACGCGCATTATCACATACGCCACGTGTCTTATTGCTTGATGAACCTTTAGGTGCATTGGATGCACTCACACGCTTGGACATGCAGAATTTGATCGAAAAATTATGGTTAGAACAAGGTTTTACCACAATCTTAGTCACGCATGATGTCAGTGAAGCTGTCCAATTGGCAGATCGCATTATTTTGCTTGATCAAGGTCATATTGCGCAGCAATTTAAAATAGACCTTCCCCGTCCACGACAAAAAGGTGCTAAATTTGCAGAATTGGAACAACAAATTTTAAATACGGTATTGTCGACTTAA
- a CDS encoding TetR/AcrR family transcriptional regulator, translating to MHTHVGRPKDLEKRKQILEAAKALFLLHGYHGSSMNQIAKAAGVTKLTVYNHFQDKENLFTCAIEETCEESINARPLGLNAHSDFKACFYQACELAMNIIYLPEALKLDHLLLELAAQKNPLALKFYNASHQRMWNVWQEFLQQATTFKFIRPDEIEKQTDLILSLLLGVRHHEVLLGIRPIPDAQEKHLIIQESIDLFLLRYNPM from the coding sequence GTGCACACACATGTTGGTCGTCCAAAAGACTTAGAAAAACGAAAGCAGATTTTAGAAGCAGCCAAAGCATTGTTTTTATTACATGGTTATCATGGCTCAAGTATGAATCAAATTGCTAAAGCGGCAGGTGTGACTAAACTGACGGTCTATAACCATTTTCAAGACAAAGAAAATTTATTTACCTGTGCTATTGAGGAAACCTGTGAAGAATCCATTAATGCTCGACCATTAGGTTTAAATGCACATAGCGATTTTAAAGCTTGTTTTTATCAAGCCTGTGAATTGGCAATGAATATCATTTATTTACCTGAAGCCCTTAAACTCGATCATTTACTGCTCGAACTTGCTGCACAAAAAAATCCACTTGCTCTAAAATTTTATAATGCTTCACACCAACGTATGTGGAACGTTTGGCAAGAGTTTTTACAACAAGCCACAACCTTTAAGTTTATTCGCCCTGATGAAATCGAGAAACAGACTGATCTGATTCTGTCGTTATTATTGGGAGTACGTCATCATGAAGTGTTACTTGGTATTCGCCCTATACCCGATGCTCAAGAAAAACATCTCATCATTCAAGAGAGTATAGATTTATTCCTTTTACGCTATAACCCGATGTGA